The Herbiconiux sp. SALV-R1 nucleotide sequence TGCCGGTAGGGATGCGCACGAGGGTGCGCTCGGGCACGTTCCACAGTTGCTGCAGCGCGCCGGGGGAGTCGATGCCGATGAAGTCGAGGTTCTGGCAGATGTGCTCGTTGCCCGCTCGGCAGGCGGGGCAGGTGCCGTCCCAGTCGAGGGGCATGACGGTGACGACGTCGCCCACGGCCCAGTCGGTGACGCCCTCGCCGACCGCGGCGACGGTGCCGCTCATCTCGTGACCGAAGACGAGCGGGGTGCTCACCCGCGCATCCATGTTGCCGTGGACGATGTGGAGGTCGGTGCCGCAGAGGCCGGTGTAGGCGACCGCCACCTGCACCTCGCCCGGGGCGGGCGGGGTGGTGGGGAGGTCGACGCGGATGAGCTCGCGGTTGCCGGTGTAGACGAGGCCGTTCATGCGGTCGTCCTTTCGCTGGTGGGGTCGTCAGGGGTGGCGGCGGGGGTGTCGTCGTGGGCCTCGTCGGCCGGGGCGGGCGCCAGGCCATAGAACGCGGTGGCGGATGCGGAGAGCACTGCTGCGCGTTCGGCAGGGCTCCAGCCGCCGAGGATCTCGAGGAGGGCCTCGTGCACCCGCCGGTGGCCGCCGGCCAGTTCGGCGATGGGCCAGTCGCTGCCGTAGAGGAGGCGGTCGGCGCCGAAGATCTCGGCGGCGTCGTCGACGAAGGGGCGGATGTCGTCGACGCTCCAGGTGCGCATGTCGCCGACGGCGGGGTAGAGACCCGAGAGCTTCGCGTGCACCAGCGGATTCGCGGCGGCGGTGGCGAGAAGCTGTCGCCAGGTGGTGCGCTGCTCCGGGGTGCCGCCGATCGGCGGCTTGCCCAGGTGGTCGATGACGATGCGCAGCTCGGGGTGGCGCTCGAGCAGGGAGGGGATCTCGGCCAGGGCATCGGGCGATGCCGTGACGAAGTCGAGCGTCAGCCCCCCTTCTTCGAGAAGTGTCAGCGACGCATCCTGTTGCTCGCCCGCCAGCCAGCCGGGCTCGCGATCGTGGATGAGATTGCGGATGCCCACGATGAGGGGGTCGGCGGCGAAGTCGGGGAGCGCGGCTTCGACCGCGGCGGGGTCGTCGAGCGGCAGCCAGGCGACGATGCCCGCGACTCGCGCAGGGTGCTTCGCCGCTTCGGCGCGCATCACCTCGGTGTCGGCGGCGTTGTCGGCGGCCTGCACGAGCACGACACGGTCGGCGCCGGCGCTGTCGAGCGCGCCCGCGATGTCGTCGAGGAGCAGGGTTCGATCGATCGGGTGCAGCGCGTCGGTGAGCCAGGGGTAGGGTGCTCGGGTCGGGTTCCACACGTGCAGATGCGCGTCGATGATCATGCCGACTCCAGTTCTCGCCAGGCCTCGGCGGGGATGGGGGTGTCGTACCGGTCGAGGGTGCTCGTCACCTGCGCGGCCGTGCGCATGCCGATGACGACGGATGCGACGGCGTCGTCGCGGAGGGGGTACTGCACCGCGGCGTCGGGCAGGGTGACGCCGTGGCGCGTGCAGATCTCGGCGAGGTGCCGGGCGCGTTCGATCACGCTCGCGGGGGCGGGCCCGTAGTCGTAGGTGGCGTCGTCGGGCACCTCGGCACGGCTGAGCAGCCCCGAGTTGTAGACGGCGGCGGAGACGATGGCGACGCCGCGATCGAAGGCGAGGGGCAGGAGGCGCTCCTCGGCCGAGCGGTCGAAGAGGGTGTGGCGGCCGGCGACCATGACGACGTCGACGTCGCATCGCTCGACGAAGCGGGCGAGCATCTCGACCTGGTTCATGCCGGCGCCGATCGCGCCGACGACCCCCTCGTCGCGGAGCTCCATGAGCGCTCCGACGCCCGTCGTCGAGGCCTGCTCCCAGTGCTCGTCGGGGTCGTGGAGGTAGACGATGTCGACGCGGTCCATGCCGAGTCGGTCGAGGCTCGCCTCGAGCGAGCGCAGCACGCCGTCGCGAGAGAAGTCCCAGGCGCGCCGGTAGTCCGCGGGCACGGCGAAGCCGTCGTCGTCGAGCTCGCCGGCGGCGGCGCGCTCGGGGGTGGGGGCGAGCAGCCGGCCGACCTTGGTCGAGATGACGAGTTCGTCGCGCGGGCGACCGCGCAGCGCGGCACCGAGTCGACGCTCCGACAGCCCGAGGCCGTAGTGCGGGGCCGTGTCGAAGTAGCGGATGCCGCCCTCCCACGCCGCATCGACGGCGGCCGCCGCCTCCTCGTCGCTGGTCTCCCGATAGAGGTTGCCGAGCTGCGCAGCCCCGAACCCCACCTCCGACACGGCAAGCCCGCCCAGCACCCTCTGCAGCATCAAACCTCCTCGTTCGCCAATCATCATACATAATATGTGAGCGCACGGAAGGCGCCCGCGCCGCGTCAGGGCGGGCGCTGTTCGTAGGCGCCGTAGCGGTTGAGGGCTGCGGGGACGTGGGTGGTGGGGAGGGGGTAGCGGACGGCGTGGTCGGCGGCTTCGAGGGTGAGGAAGCGGCCGATGAGGAGGCGCTTGGCCGGGTCGATGTCGAAGGTGACGACGCGGTAGTGCTCGAGGGTGGTGCCGGGGTGGAGGCGGCGCACGAGGGCGGCGGGATAGCGCGGGTTGTCGCGGATGAGCACCCACTCGTCTCGACCTATTCGTATGGGCCCGTCGCCGAGCATTCTGCCCCTCCCGTGAGAAGCACGCCGGCCCGCGCACCTCGATGGTAGGCGCAGCCACCGACGACAGCAAAGCGGGCCGCCGAAGGTGATCTGACCAGCGGATGGCGCGGGTGATAGGTTAGGTGAGGCTTGCCTAGCATGGCGGCTGTCGACTGAAAGGCATCATGTCCACCGAGACCCAGACCCGTTCGCCGTACGTGCTCACGCTCGCCGAGGTGCGCGGGGTCGAACGGGTGTCGCCCGCGTACGTGCGGGTGACGTTCGGGGGAGTGGAGCTCGACGAGCTCGGCACGCCGGGCGAGGTGTTCGACTCGCGGATCAAGATCGTCTTCCCGCCCGAGTCGGGCGTGCTCGCGCCGATCGACCGCGCCTCCGACGACTGGTGGGGCGCCTACCTCGCCGTGCCCGAAGACGAGCGCGGGTCGATGCGCACCTACTCCATCCGCGAACTGCGCGTCACCGACGAGGGCACCGAGGTGGACGTCGACTTCGTGCTGCACCTCGCTCCCGGGCTCAGTGGCCCGGCGTCGCGGTGGGCGGATGCGGCGACGGTCGGCGACTCGGTGATGATCGTCGGTCCGCGGCGCGGCTGCTCCGACCACGGGGGCATCGAGTGGGAGCCGCGCGAGGCCGGCACGGTGCTGCTCGCGGGCGACGAGACGGCGGCGCCGGCGATCGCCCGCATCCTCGAAGACTCGCCGAGCGAGCTGCGCGGCATCGCGTTCATCGAGGTGCCGTCGGCCGCCGACGAGCTGCCGATCGCCGCTCCTGCCGGGTTCGAGGTGCGCTGGCTCGCGCGCGGCGAGGAGCCGCACGGCTCGCGCCTCATTCCGACCGTGCTCGACCACCTCGGCGACACGGATGCGGGCGACATCGCCGTGACCGACATCGAGGGCGAAGACACCGTGTGGGAGACGCCCGACTACTCCGGGCTCGGCGAGGAGATCGCGCCCGCCGAGGCGCCCGCGAGCGACTGCTACTACTGGATCGCCGGCGAGAGCGGCGTCGTCACCACCCTCCGCCGCCACCTCGTGAAAGACCTCGGTGTCGACCGCGCCCAGGTCGCCTTCATGGGCTACTGGCGCCGCGGCGTCGCGATGCGCGGCTGAGCGGCCGCGCCGGCGCGCCGGGCGCACGCGACGCGCGGCGGCCGCCGCAGCTCAGCGCGTGAGCGTGCAGCGGTCGCGCCGGCTCACCGCCCCATCGTCACGATCGCCCGCCCCGAGATCTCGCCGCGGTCGAGCGCCGCGTACGCCTCACCCACCTCCTCCAGCGAGTAGCGCCGCGTCACCGCGCGGTCGACGTCGTACCCGCCCGAGGCGGCCATCTCGACGACCTTCGGCAGGTCGCGCCGCGTGCGGGCCCCGAACGACCCCATGATCACCTGGCCCCGCCGCACGAGCGGTGTGATCGGCACGGCGGCCGCCGCAGCCCCCGCGGCGATGCCCACCGCGACCATCCGCCCGCCCTCTCGCAGGAGCGACACCGCGAGCTCGAAGGTCTGCGGCCGGCCGAGCGCCTCGAACGCGACGCTCACCCCTTTACCGCCGGTGACCTCGCGCACGCGCGCAACTGCATCCTCCCGGGTCGAGTTGACGACCACGTCGGCCCCGAGCTCCCGCGCCGCGGCGAGCTTGGTGTCGTCGACGTCGATCGCGATGATGGGCGACGCCCCGAGGTGCTTGCCGACCTGGATGAGGCTCGACCCGACCCCTCCCACCGCGACGATCGCCATCGACTCCCCGGCGACGATCTCCGACTTCGCCACGGCGCCGTAGGCGGTGAACGCCGCGCAGCCGAGCACGGCAGCCTCCTCGAAGCTCAGACCCGACGGCAGCGGCGCCAGTGCCGACAGCGGAACGATCGCGTACTCGGCCAGACCGCCCATCGAGTACATCGACAGCCGGCTCCCGTCAGACCGGTGGAGTCGCGTCGTGCCGTCGAAGAGGTTGCCCTTCAGCCGGTTCTCGCCGAAGAACGCCTCGCACATGTCGTCGCGGCCCGCCCGGCACATCTCGCACTCCGTGCACGGCATGATGAACGCTCCGACGACACGCTGCCCGGGTGTCAGCGCGGTCTCGCTCCCCGCCCCGATCTCGACGATCGTGCCGCTGACCTCGTGCCCCATCACGGCGGGCGGCGGGAACGCCACCTCCGCCTTCATGACGTGCAGGTCGGTGTGGCACACCCCGCACGCGGCGACCTCGATGAGGGCCTCGCCCCGCTGCGGCACCGGCACCGGAATCGACTCGACCACGACGTCGGGCGAGCCGCCGTTCCAGATCGCCGCCCGCATCGTCGCGGGCACCCCCGGTCGATCCGCGCCCGACACTTCGCGATTCATTTCGCCCCGATCTTCGACAGCAACGCCTGGAGCGCATGACGATACCCGAACCACCCCGCCCCGGCGAAGTACACCGTCGCGATCTCGGCGAACACGTCGTGCCGCCGCCACTCCTCCCGCGCGTGCACGTTGGAGAGATGGATGATCGCCACCGGCACCCCGCACTCGTTCAGCGCATCCCGCAGCGACAAGCCGTAGTTCGTGAGCCCGGCCGGGTTGCACACCACTCCGTCGATCTCGCCCTCGACCGACTGCAGCCAGTCGATCATCGCCCCCTCGTGGTTCGACTGGAAGTGCACCAGCTCCACCCCGATCTCACCGGCGAGCACATCGAGGTCGGCGACGATGTCGGGCAGCGTCACCGTGCCGTAGACCTCCGGTTTGCGCACGCCGAGGCGGTTGAGATTGGGCCCCTGCAGCACGGCGATCTTCATGACATGTCCTTTCCAGACGGTGAGAGGGCGGCAGAGCGGATGCCCGCCACGAGTTCCGCAGGCCGCTCGGCCGCGAAGAAGTCGGCCGAGTAGGCGACGCCCGCTGCCCCGGCGTGCGCGCCCTCGGCCACACGCCGCACAGCGTGGTCGGCCGAGATCGGCGGGGTCGAGGCCAGCAGCACGGGCACGCCGGCAGACCCGATCACCCGGTCGACGTCGCCCTCGGCGGGCTGCTCCACCTTCACCGCGTCGGCGCCGAGCTCTTCGGCGGTGCGGATTCCCCAGATCAGGTGTGCCGCATCCCGCTCCTGGCCCTCCGCGTTCGTGCCGCGGATGAGTGGCTCCAGGATGCACGCCAGCCCCACGGCGTGCGCCTCACGAACCGCGCGGGCTGCACGATCGACGTAGTCGGCCTCGACCCGCGGGTCGCCGTGGCCGAGAAGGCAGTAGTGGATGACGGCATCCGCTCCGCTCGCCGCAGCCTCTGCGGCGGTCGACACCGTGACCCCGACACCGTCGGTGACCGGGCTGAGCTGGGCCCCACGCCATTGGCTGCACCAGTCGAGGCGCACCACCAGGGCGAGTTCGGGCCGCGCGGCGAGTGTCTCGGCGAAGGTCGGGACGGCCGCCTGGGTGAGGAGGATGCCGTCGACGTCGAGCTCCGCGAACGGCCGGAGCTCGTCCAGCCTCCGCGTGGCAGCCGGAGGGCCGATCTGCAGCCCGACGTCGGCGCAGACGAACACCGAGAAGGAGTCGCTCCTCAGCAGCCGACGTCGCCGCCGCACCGCTGGAAGCGATCCGGCCACGCTCACGCCCGCGCCCCGTGCAGCGCGCCCGTGGGCACCTCCGCGTCGCGCACCACCGCGTTCCGCAACACCCCGATGCCCTCGATGTACGCCTCCACCACGTCGCCGTCGCGGAGGAACACCGGAGGGGTGCGGGTGAACCCGACACCGGCCGGTGTTCCAGTGGCGATGACGTCACCGGGCTCGATCGGCCAGAACTGCGAGAGATGACTGATCAGCTCGGCGACCCCGAAGATCATCTCGTCGGTCGAGGAGTTCTGCAGTGTCTCCCCGTTCACCCGGAGGCCGATCCGCAGCCCGCGCGCGTCGCCCAGCTCGTCGGCCGTCACGAGCGCGGGCCCCATCGGCCCGAAGGTCGGGAACGACTTCGCCGTCATCCACTGGCTCGTGCGGGCCTGCCAGTCTCGGGCGCTCACGTCGTTCATCACGGTGTAGCCGGCCACCGCGCGCAGTGCCTCCTGCGGTGTGACGTCGAACACGCGTCGGCCGATCACGACGGCCAGCTCAGCCTCGTAGTCCACCTCGTCAGACGACTCCGGCAGCGTGATCGCGGTGCCGCCGGCCACCACCGACGAGCGGTGCTTCGCGAACACCACCGGCTGGGTCGGGATGGGCGCCCCGGTCTCGGTGGCGTGGTCGCGGTAGTTGAGGCCGATGCAGATGACCGAGCGCGGGTGCGGCACCGGCGCGAGCACCTCGAAGTCGCCGATGGGCCGCCAGTCCTCCGGCGCCGCTTCGGCCTGCACGGCCTTCAGCCGCTCGGCCCAGAACTGCCAGTCGTCGAGGAGGTCGTTCATCGACACCGGAACCGTCGAGCCGGTGCCCGCGCCGTTGCCAGCCGCGATGACGGGGAGCACGAGCTCGGTGCCGTCGTCGGCGCTGGTCACCAGAGCCGCCGCGGCGAATCCGGTTCGATCGATCGAGATGAGTCTCATGATGCCTTCTTCGTCGTGGCGTGGTCGGTGACGCCCAGCAGGCGCCGGATCTCGCGGCTCACCCGATCGACCTCGGGATGCTCGTCGTCGTCGAGCAGCCGCGGCCGGGGGCGCGTCATCTCGTACTCGGCGAGGATCTGGCCGGGTCGCCGCGACATGACGATCACGCGATCGGAGAGCAGGGTCGCCTCCTGGATGGAGTGGGTGATGAACAGCACGGTGGGCCGCCGCTGCATCCACAGGTCTTGCAGGTCGTAGCACATCTGCTCCCGGGTGAGGGCGTCGAGTGCCCCGAACGGCTCGTCCATCATGATGAGCGGAGGCTCGTGCAGCAGAGCGCGGCAGATGCCGACCCGCTGCTGCATGCCGCCGGAGAGCTCGTGGGGGCGACGGTTCTCGAAGCCGCTGAGCCCCACCTGCGCGAGGAGGGACTTCGCCTTCTCGGTCGCCTGCTGCTTGGGCATCGAGCGCATCTCGGCCTGCAGCAGCACGTTCGACAGCACCGAGCGCCAGTCCATCAGCAGGGGGTTCTGGAAGACGATGCCCAGGTCGCTGTGCGGCTTGGTGATGGGTGCCCCGCCGATCGTCACTCCACCGGCGCTCGGGCGGATGAGGCCGGCGACCGCCTTGAGCAGTGTCGACTTTCCGCATCCCGACGGCCCGACGACCGAGACGAACTCGCCCGCCCCGATGGAGAGGTCGATCGGGCCCAGGGCGTGCACCGGCCCCCCGCTCGTCTCGTACTCGATCTCGAGCCCCCTCACGTCGATGGGAGTGCCGGCTCCGGGGGAGGGGCGGAGTGGGTTCGTGGTGTCCACCGTGCTCATCGTGGGCTCGCTCACTTGATGTAGTCGTTGGTGTAATAGGCGTCGAGCGAATCGGCCGGGCTGAGACCCGCGTAGGTCGACAGGATGTCTTCTGTCGCGGCCCAGTCGCCCTCGTCGCTCTGGCAGATGGGCGAGCCCTCCGTGGCCTCGGTGTGCAGCAGCGGCACGGCAGCGGTGATCTGGGTGAGGGCGAGCTCGCGGTCGAAGCTCGGCACCCCGGCGACGAAGTCGTCGGCCGCCTTCTCGGGGTTGTCGACCACGAACTGCGCCGACTCCTGGGTGGCCGCGATGAAACGCGTGAGCAGGTCTTCGTTCTCGGCCGCCCAGTCCTTGTTCACCACGATGCCCATGCTGAGCGTGTCGACCCCGAGATCGGAGAAGGCGAGGTAGTCCATCTTCTCGCCGGAGCTCTGCTCGATCGCCGGCAGCTGCAGCGTGTAGTAGCCGAGGAACGCGTCGGATGCGCCGGTGAGTACCGAACTCTGTTTCGCCGCCGGGTCGGCGAGACCGACCATGTTCACGTCGCTGTCTTGCAGGTCGTTGGCGGCGAGCACGGCCGGGAAGATCTGCGACAGGGAGTCGCCCGGGGTCACCGCGATCGTCTTGCCCTTGAGGTCGTCGATGCCGGTGATGCCCGCCGAGGCGGGGAAGATCGCCGACATCGGATTGCGCTGGGCGAGCACGCACACCGCCTGCACGGGGAGGCCCTTGCTCACGCCGCCCATCATCGTTCCTGAATCGACCAGCCCGACCGGATCGCTTCCCGAGGCCACCAGCTGCAGCGTCGACGCCGAACCGGTGCCCTCCTGGGGCTGCAGCTCGATGCCGTGCTCGGCGTAGATGCCCTCTTCCATGCCGGCGAAGAACCAGGGGTGATCGGCGGCCTCGAAGGTCCAGTTGAGGCGGATGGGGAGCACGTCGAGCTCGCCGCTTCCGCTGGTGGCGGGCGAGTCGGCGGGCGTGGTGCCGGAACAGGCGGCGAGGGCCAGTGCTGCGGAGCCGGCGAGCACGAGCGACGCCAGCCGGGCGGGTTTCTTGTTCACGGATCTCTCCTTTGAGATGTGTGCTGCAGGATGGGGTGGTGCGGACGGGGTGGATCAGACGGCGGGCCCGGTGGTGACGGTGCCCTCCGAGCGCTGCGAGACGTGCCAGGGGATGACGAGCCGTTCCACCAGGGAGACGGCGTAGTAGAGCACGAGACCGAGCACCGTCAGGATGGCGATCGCTGCGAACAGCAGGGGCGTGTCGAGGTTGGCGTTCGCGCGCAGGAGCAGGTACCCGAGCCCCTGGGTGGCGCCGACGAACTCGCCCACCACCGCGCCGACGACCGCGAGCGTGATGGCCACCTTCACGCCGGCGAAGACGTGGGGGAGCGCGGCGGGCAGCCGCACCTTGCGGAAGATCGACCAGGTGCCGCCGCCCATCGAGCGCACGAGGCTCGCCATGTCGGGGTTCGACGAACGCAACCCGGTCATCGTGTCGAGCAGGATTGGGAAGAAGCAGATCAAGAAGGTGACGAGCACCTTCGGCAGGATGCCGAACCCGAACCACACCACGAACAGCGGCGCCAGCGCGATCTTCGGCACGGTCTGCAGCAGCACGATGAAGGGGTACACGATCGTCTCGAACCAGCGGAACGACACCAGCAGCATGGCCACCGGGATGCTCACGAGCACGGCGATGCTGAAGCCGGCGAGCACCTCGCCCGTCGTGACGAGCGTGGCCGTCCAGAGCTCGTCGCGGTTCGTCCAGAGCGACTCCGCCGCGTCGACCGGCGTGGGCAGGATGTAGGTGGGCAGGTCGAACAGCACGGCGACGAGCTGCCAGACCAGCAGCACGAACAGCCCGACGGCCGCGGTGATGACCCAGCGGTAGTTCTTCGACCAGGCGCCTCTGCGACGCGGCGGTGACGTGGTGACGGGGGAGTCCCCGTCGTCGGCGAGCTGCGTGGCAGCGGTGGCGGTGTTCGTCATCGCGGCAGCCTCAGAACTCGCCGTCGCGCTGCTGGAACTTCGTGGGCTTGCCGATGGTGGGGCCGGATGCGGCGACCCAGTCGCCGACCCGCTCGATCATCTGCGCCAGCGTCGTGGAGGGGAAACCGAACTCGGTCTGCAGCGACGAGCCGTCCATCACGTAGGCCGTTCCGGTCTCGACCCCGTCGAACACCGGCCGGGTTCCGAAGCGCTCGCCGAACCTCTCGGCGAGCCAGCGGATCGACACGATCTCGGGGCCGGTGATGTTGAGCCGGCGGGGAGGCGTCGAGGCCAGGTGCAGCGAACGGATGGCGTACTCCGCGACATCGCGCTGCCAGATGACGCTGGCGTGCCCCATGGCGAGCGGGATGGGCGTGCCGTCGTGCACGGCCTGGGCGATCTCCTGCAGTACGCCGTACCGGGTCTCGATCGAGTAACCGAGACGGAAGATCAGCAGCGGTGTTCCGTTCTTCAGCGAGAAGTGCTCGAAGATGCGTTCCCGACCGAGGCACGACATGGCGTACTCGCCGATCGGCCCCGACGCATCCGACTCCCGGGAGCCGCCGGTGGAGACGTCGGCGAGGGGGTAGGTGACGAGGGTGGAGAACGCCACGATGCGCGAGTCGCGGAACCGCTCGGCCACCCGGCCGGGCAGGTAGGAGTTCATCATCCAGGTGTGGTGCTCGTTGCCGGTGGTGCCGAACTTGTTGCCGGCCATGAAGATGACGTTCCGGGCCTCGGGCAGTCCGTCGAGCTCGAGGTCGTCGGTGAGGTCGGCGGGCACCACGTCGACGCCGTAGCTCTCGAGCGACTCGCGCGCGGCCGGGTCGCTGAAGCGGGCGACACCGAAGACCTTCTTGTCGACGCCCGCCTCCTCGATGGCACGGCGGGCCATGATGGCCACGCTGGGGCCGACCTTGCCTCCGACGCCCAGCACCATGATGTCGCCGTCGAGCCGGCCGATGTCGTCGATGAGTGCGGGGGTGGGAACCGTGAGGTCCGCTTCGATCTGCTGAATTGCCGTCATGGGCTTCTCCCGGTGTCTCGAGTGACTGCTCTGTCACTCCTCCACGCTTCCAGGTGGACCTTCCCAAATCGACGGGATGATTCCCAAGATCTCCTCTATGGTTTTGTGATGGTCTCCCAATCGTTTCGCTACGCACCCAACATCGAACTGCTCACCGCCCGAGCCGTCGACCTCATGTGGGACATCTACGAGGGGTACTCCGACGACGTCTTCGACAAGAAGGAGCTCATCCCCTCGGTGGCGAAGAACATCGACCTCGGGGTGCGCGTGCTGCGGCGCGGGAGCCCGCCGACCCGTGCGGAGTTGCTGCCGGGGCGCGACCTCGGAGGGCGCCGGGCGAGTCAGGGAGTGCCGCTCGAGTCGGTCATCCAGGCCTACCGGTCGACGGAGCGCACCATCATCCTCGACCTCTTCTCGGGGTCGCAGGCCTGGCCGGTCGAGCTCACCAGCCACTACGCCGATCTCATCATCAGCACCTTCGACCTGCTCACCCAGGAGATGATCAACTCCTATCGCGAGACCGCTTCGGCGATCGAGGCCGCTCAGCGCCGGGTCGAGAACGAGCTCGTGACCGCCATCGCGAACGGTGCAGTGCCCGCGGCGAGCGACCTCGACCGCTGGACGCACACGCTGAGGATCGAGCAGCAGGGGCCGTGGTTCTCGTTCGCGATCGGGAGCGTCCGCAACGCCGACCACGTCGAGGTGCTGCGCCTGCGCCAGCGGATCGCGGCGGCGGTGCAGGCCTACGTCATCGGCCCCGTGCTGTTCGGCGACATGGGCAGGCTGACGGTCGCGCTCGCCCGGCCTCGAGGGCGTGTGAACGACATTCCGCAGCTGCTCGCCCGGGTTCTCGAGGGTTTCGAGTCGGCCGCCGGGTACGCGATCGGGGTCGGAGGGGTGAGTGCCGATCTCGTCGCCGCGCAGGAGTCGTGCGAGGAGGCGAGGGATGCGGTGGCGGCCGCCCTCGGAGGGGTTCGCCCCGGCCGGGTGGTGCAGTTCGACGACGTTCTCGTCGAGGTGCTGCTGGCGCGGGAACCGGAGCTCGCCTCCCGGCTCGTCGAGAGCCGTCTCGGGGCGCTCCGCGAGCATCCGCACCTCATCGACACCCTCGAGGCCCTCGTCACCTGCAATCACTCCCAGGCCGCGGTGGCGAAGGCGCTGTTCGTGCACCCCAACACGGTGACCTATCGCATCAAGCGCATCCAGGAGCTCACCGGCTTCGACCCTCTCTCGATGGCGCACTTCTCCCAGATGGCGACGGCGTTGATGTGGCGGCGGATGGAGCGCGCCACCTCTTGACGCTGGGGCGGGCTCCGATTAGCGTGCCTCCGTATCCACTTTGTTTCTGCAACACAGTGAAACAACCGGCACAATTCAATGAGGAGTCCCGTGCGCATCCATCGAAATACGCCTCCTGTCCCTGATCGACACGTCTCCCGGCGAAGCCTGCTGC carries:
- a CDS encoding CdaR family transcriptional regulator, which translates into the protein MVSQSFRYAPNIELLTARAVDLMWDIYEGYSDDVFDKKELIPSVAKNIDLGVRVLRRGSPPTRAELLPGRDLGGRRASQGVPLESVIQAYRSTERTIILDLFSGSQAWPVELTSHYADLIISTFDLLTQEMINSYRETASAIEAAQRRVENELVTAIANGAVPAASDLDRWTHTLRIEQQGPWFSFAIGSVRNADHVEVLRLRQRIAAAVQAYVIGPVLFGDMGRLTVALARPRGRVNDIPQLLARVLEGFESAAGYAIGVGGVSADLVAAQESCEEARDAVAAALGGVRPGRVVQFDDVLVEVLLAREPELASRLVESRLGALREHPHLIDTLEALVTCNHSQAAVAKALFVHPNTVTYRIKRIQELTGFDPLSMAHFSQMATALMWRRMERATS